The Legionella sp. PATHC032 genome has a window encoding:
- a CDS encoding efflux RND transporter periplasmic adaptor subunit has translation MNKRLTIMGIILLVVFGGIIAFNLIKAYMIKQFFASYAPPAVTVSSAVAQAVDWKPTIDAVGNFVAINGVDVNSEASGNVVQIHFESGQYVEKDEPLITIDDSIDQALLKFNQSELTLKELSYKRQTDLFKRGATPSSSVDEAKANLQQAQAKVEQIQAQIKQKHIGAPFSGRLGIRQVNLGQYVTPGQTSIVSLQSLDPLYLEFYLPEQYYKRIHLNQPVTFRVEEFPNILFEGVIHAVNSKVDLTTHNVQVQALLPNCPADAIQDPTKSSLIKTRKQVRGDKMIVACSTELNKQNKIRNFVFIPGMFASIEVDQPAEPNTIIVPSTAISYSLYGNAVYIIEKSKEGKKNKDGTDQLIVNRVFVTTGEQQGNYTVIKKGIKAGQLVVSTGDLKLQNGTPVVINNSVKLDTDSNPNQLGQ, from the coding sequence ATGAATAAACGATTGACTATCATGGGAATAATCTTGTTGGTAGTTTTCGGTGGAATCATAGCTTTTAATCTAATTAAGGCTTACATGATTAAACAATTCTTCGCCAGTTATGCGCCTCCTGCTGTTACCGTTTCTTCCGCCGTTGCTCAAGCAGTGGATTGGAAGCCAACCATTGACGCTGTAGGTAATTTCGTTGCAATCAACGGAGTTGATGTCAACTCAGAAGCCTCTGGGAATGTAGTTCAAATTCATTTTGAATCAGGGCAATACGTAGAAAAAGATGAACCATTGATCACCATTGACGACAGCATCGATCAAGCCTTGCTCAAATTTAACCAGTCGGAATTAACGCTTAAAGAACTCAGCTATAAACGACAAACTGATCTCTTCAAGCGTGGCGCCACACCAAGCTCCAGTGTTGATGAAGCCAAAGCCAACTTACAACAGGCTCAAGCAAAAGTAGAGCAGATTCAAGCACAAATTAAACAAAAACACATAGGAGCCCCTTTTTCTGGTCGCCTTGGTATCCGCCAGGTAAACCTGGGGCAATACGTCACTCCAGGGCAAACCTCCATAGTTTCTTTACAATCACTGGATCCTCTTTATCTGGAATTTTACTTACCAGAGCAATATTACAAAAGAATTCATCTTAACCAACCTGTGACCTTTCGCGTAGAGGAATTTCCTAATATTCTCTTTGAGGGAGTCATTCATGCAGTAAACTCTAAAGTAGATCTAACTACTCATAATGTTCAGGTACAAGCCCTATTACCGAACTGCCCTGCTGATGCAATTCAAGATCCGACCAAATCTTCTCTTATCAAAACACGTAAACAAGTCAGAGGGGATAAAATGATTGTGGCCTGCAGTACAGAATTAAACAAACAAAATAAAATACGAAATTTTGTATTTATCCCAGGTATGTTTGCTTCCATTGAAGTGGATCAACCTGCAGAGCCTAATACTATTATCGTTCCTTCCACAGCAATTTCTTACAGTCTCTATGGAAATGCTGTCTATATAATTGAAAAAAGCAAAGAAGGTAAGAAAAATAAGGATGGTACTGACCAGTTGATTGTAAACCGGGTATTCGTCACTACCGGAGAGCAACAAGGAAATTACACAGTTATCAAGAAAGGCATTAAAGCAGGTCAATTGGTCGTAAGTACTGGTGACTTGAAATTACAAAATGGTACCCCTGTTGTTATTAACAACAGTGTCAAACTCGACACAGACAGTAATCCCAACCAACTGGGACAATAG
- a CDS encoding efflux RND transporter permease subunit gives MKFTDLFIKRPVLSIVVSMLIFLFGINSIYKMQIRQYPKMENTVITIMTGYPGADAELIAGFITTPLESAVASAEGIDYMTSSSQQGLSTITLNIKLNFDPQIAFTDVMSKVQQTLNQLPKESQQPVILKKSDSSTALMYISLDSKDMTPQQITDYATRVVQPQLQTVDGVAKADILGGQTYSMRIFMDPIKMAALNVTPADVSAVLASNNFLTAAGSTKSEYVAINVTAKTDLNNVEEFERLIVKSDKGSIIRLRDIAKVELGSQNYDSSVTFNSKKAVFISITPTPTANPLTVINDARKLFPSIVREFPPSLTGTIVYDATAFIRASIHEVMETIIEAAVIVIIVIFLFLGSIRSVLIPVVTIPLSLVGVCTLMLILGYSINLLTLLAFVLAIGLVVDDAIVVVENVHRHLEEGKTPFEAAIIGAREIATPVIAMTITLAAVYAPIGFMSGLTGALFKEFAFTLASAVIISGVIALTLSPMMCSKILSEEATSGKFAIFLDEFFNKLKRIYQNALHSLLDTREMMLLLAGVVILMLPYLYSNTAAETAPDEDQGFFFVMATAPQYATLDYIEAYTKPFDAIYKSFPETENYFTVNMSQPISGMVLKPWDQRKKSQFALKEPLQKKLSKIAGLNAFAIVPPPLPGGGGGPAVQFVVKTTNDFQSLMDVSNKLTEKARSSGLFIYIDNSLKFNQPQVEFSINRAKASEMGLDMRALGSSLTSALSGNYINYFNLEGRSYQVIPQLARKFRLTIEQLGQIYVKTLNGTMVPLSTVITPTEKTQPNAATHFQQLNSATIQAVMMPGKTLGQGLEFLQKAAQEVLPKGFTYDYGGESRQFMQEGSALIFAFLFAIVVIFLVLAAQYESFRDPLIVLISVPMSICGALIPLNLGVATINIYTQVGLITLIGLISKHGILIVDFANHLQREKNLDKRAAVEEAAGIRLRPILMTTAAMVFGVIPLLIASGAGAASRFDIGLVISTGLLIGTCFTLFVVPTLYTYLAEDHRHKPNEPAEIQY, from the coding sequence ATGAAATTCACAGATCTATTCATCAAGCGCCCGGTTCTCTCCATAGTGGTCAGTATGTTGATTTTTCTATTCGGGATAAACTCCATCTATAAAATGCAAATTCGCCAATACCCTAAAATGGAGAATACAGTCATAACCATAATGACCGGTTATCCCGGCGCTGATGCTGAACTCATAGCCGGATTTATCACTACTCCTCTTGAAAGTGCTGTTGCCAGTGCTGAGGGAATAGATTATATGACCTCATCAAGTCAGCAAGGCCTTAGCACAATTACCCTAAACATCAAGCTGAATTTCGACCCTCAAATTGCTTTTACTGATGTCATGAGTAAAGTGCAGCAAACGCTCAATCAGTTACCTAAAGAATCACAACAACCAGTTATCTTGAAAAAATCAGACTCATCAACCGCACTGATGTACATTAGTCTGGACAGTAAGGATATGACTCCTCAGCAAATTACTGACTACGCTACCCGAGTCGTTCAACCCCAGTTGCAAACAGTGGATGGAGTAGCCAAGGCTGATATTTTAGGTGGTCAAACTTATTCCATGCGAATATTCATGGATCCAATTAAAATGGCTGCGCTTAACGTCACTCCGGCTGATGTGTCAGCTGTTTTAGCCAGTAACAACTTCCTAACTGCAGCGGGGAGTACTAAAAGTGAATATGTTGCCATCAATGTCACGGCTAAAACTGATTTGAATAATGTTGAGGAATTCGAAAGACTGATCGTAAAAAGCGATAAGGGATCAATAATTAGACTCAGGGATATCGCTAAAGTGGAACTGGGTTCACAGAATTATGATAGCTCGGTGACTTTCAACAGTAAAAAGGCCGTCTTTATATCGATCACTCCAACACCAACTGCTAACCCACTGACTGTAATCAATGATGCTAGAAAACTGTTTCCTTCTATAGTCAGAGAATTCCCGCCATCATTAACTGGTACAATTGTATACGATGCCACAGCATTTATTCGAGCATCCATCCATGAGGTAATGGAAACTATCATTGAAGCCGCAGTCATCGTAATCATCGTTATCTTTTTATTTTTAGGCTCTATTCGTTCAGTTCTTATTCCTGTTGTCACCATCCCGCTGTCATTGGTTGGTGTCTGTACTTTGATGCTCATACTGGGTTACAGCATCAACTTGCTTACCCTTCTTGCCTTTGTGTTAGCAATAGGATTGGTAGTGGATGATGCCATTGTAGTGGTAGAGAATGTACATCGCCATTTGGAAGAAGGAAAAACCCCCTTTGAAGCCGCAATTATAGGTGCCAGAGAAATTGCCACCCCGGTTATTGCGATGACAATCACCCTAGCAGCTGTTTATGCACCAATAGGGTTTATGAGTGGACTGACTGGCGCTTTGTTCAAGGAATTTGCTTTTACATTGGCAAGTGCGGTTATTATTTCAGGGGTTATTGCCTTAACGCTGTCCCCCATGATGTGTTCAAAAATTCTATCCGAAGAAGCCACTAGTGGAAAATTTGCTATTTTTCTGGATGAGTTTTTTAACAAACTGAAACGCATTTACCAGAATGCACTTCATAGCTTATTAGATACCCGAGAAATGATGTTGCTGTTAGCAGGGGTAGTGATTTTAATGTTGCCCTACTTGTATTCTAACACGGCTGCTGAAACTGCGCCTGATGAAGATCAAGGCTTCTTTTTTGTAATGGCTACTGCTCCACAATATGCAACCTTAGACTACATAGAAGCCTATACAAAGCCCTTTGATGCCATTTATAAAAGTTTTCCTGAAACAGAAAACTATTTTACAGTGAACATGAGCCAACCTATTTCAGGAATGGTTTTAAAACCATGGGATCAAAGGAAAAAAAGTCAGTTTGCTCTAAAAGAACCTTTACAAAAAAAGTTATCTAAAATTGCAGGACTTAATGCTTTCGCCATTGTCCCACCTCCCCTGCCTGGCGGCGGTGGTGGTCCTGCCGTACAATTTGTGGTTAAGACAACGAATGATTTCCAGAGTTTAATGGATGTGTCGAACAAGTTAACTGAAAAAGCCAGGAGTAGTGGGTTATTCATATACATAGACAATTCCCTTAAATTTAACCAACCACAAGTGGAGTTTAGCATCAATCGAGCAAAAGCTTCCGAAATGGGCTTGGATATGAGAGCGCTTGGAAGTAGCCTGACAAGTGCTTTGTCCGGCAACTACATCAATTACTTCAATCTGGAAGGTCGCAGCTACCAGGTCATCCCACAACTGGCACGCAAATTCCGTCTTACTATAGAACAATTAGGCCAAATTTATGTAAAAACACTAAACGGCACTATGGTTCCATTATCCACTGTGATAACCCCAACCGAAAAAACTCAACCTAATGCAGCTACCCATTTCCAACAACTCAATTCTGCAACAATTCAGGCTGTCATGATGCCAGGTAAAACATTAGGCCAGGGTTTGGAATTTTTACAAAAAGCAGCCCAGGAAGTTTTGCCCAAGGGATTTACTTATGATTATGGAGGAGAATCCAGGCAATTTATGCAAGAAGGGAGTGCTCTCATCTTTGCATTCCTTTTTGCTATTGTTGTCATTTTTTTAGTGCTGGCAGCGCAGTATGAGAGTTTTCGTGATCCATTAATCGTTCTAATCAGCGTACCAATGTCTATCTGTGGCGCGCTTATCCCGCTTAACCTTGGAGTAGCGACTATTAATATCTACACTCAAGTTGGTTTGATTACTTTAATTGGACTCATCAGTAAACATGGAATATTGATAGTAGATTTTGCTAATCATTTGCAACGTGAAAAAAATCTTGATAAACGTGCTGCTGTTGAAGAAGCTGCTGGAATTAGATTACGACCTATATTAATGACAACAGCTGCCATGGTGTTTGGAGTAATACCTCTTCTTATTGCCAGCGGTGCTGGGGCAGCAAGTCGATTCGATATAGGACTCGTTATCTCTACAGGTTTATTAATAGGTACCTGTTTCACCCTGTTCGTAGTACCTACTCTATATACCTATTTAGCCGAAGATCATCGACATAAGCCAAACGAACCTGCGGAGATACAGTATTAG